The genome window TGGAGGAGGGCGCACGGGTAGAATACGGACAACAAATCGCAGAGGTCAGCGGTTCTGTACGCTCCATATTGAGCGGAGAGCGTTTGGCTTTGAACCTGATGCAGCGCCTTTCTGCGATCGCGACCAAAACGAATGAATACGTGCAGGCGGTCGCTGGAACAAAGGCTCGGGTCGTCGATACCCGCAAGACGACGCCGGGTATGCGCTTTTTGGAAAAGTACGCGGTGCGCGTGGGTGGCGGGCATAACCACCGTTTTGCCCTGTACGATGCAGTGATGATCAAGGACAACCACATCAAGGGAGCAGGCGGGATCGCCCAGGCAGTCGCAGCGGCACGTGCAGCGATTCCCCATACGATGACTGTAGAGGTAGAGGCGGAGACTTTGGCCCAGGTGCAGGAAGCGCTGGAGGCAAAAGCTGATATCATCATGCTGGACAACATGTCGAATGAACAGATGGTGGAAGCTGTTCGGCTGATTGATGGACGTGCTGTAGTCGAAGCATCCGGCGGGGTCAACCTGGAGACGATCGGATCGATTGCGAAGACCGGAGTGGACATCATTTCTGTAGGGGCATTGACGCATTCGGTGAAAGCCTTTGACATCAGCCTCGATTTGAATACACGGAAGCGCTAAGGAGCAACCACAATGCTATTGGTGATAGACATCGGCAATTCCAATATCGTCATGGGTCTGTACGAAGGGGACGATCTGCGACATCATTGGCGAGTGGCTACGGACCGCAACAAGACAGAAGATGAATACGGCATGCTGGTAACCAGTCTGTTCCAGCACGGGGGACTTGTGCTTTCACAGGTGAGCGGGGTCATTATTTCTTCGGTCGTGCCGCCTTTGAATTTTACCATTGAGCGGATGTGTGAGAAGTATTTGCTGCAAAAACCATTGATTGTCGGTCCCGGGATCAAGACTGGGCTGAACATTAAGTACGAGTATCCGCGTGAAGTGGGATCGGATAGGATTGTGAATGCGGTAGCGGCCATACATCATTACGGCACACCTTTGATTGTGGTGGATTTCGGGACGGCAACGACGTTTTGCTATGTGGACGAGCGGGGGCAATATTGGGGCGGTGCCATTGCACCGGGAATCGGCATATCTACCGAAGCCTTGGTCAGCCGTGCCGCCAAGCTGCCGCGCATCGAAATTGCCAAGCCGGCAAACGTCGTCGGCCGAAATACAATCGCAGCGATGCAGTCGGGGATCTACTACGGCTTCGTCGGCCAGGTAGAGGGTATCGTGCGGCGCATTGTTGCGGAATATGGGACCGAGCCGCGAGTGGTGGCGACAGGTGGGCTTGCATCGTTGGTCGCAAACGAAACGGAGTGCATTCACGTAGTCGATCCATATTTGACCATGAAAGGGCTCCGCTTGATCTATGAGCGGAATCAATAGCAACGAGGGATCAGCAAAAGCCGCAGCTCGACTGAGCATGCGGCTTTTCTGCATTATATCGTCTGTACCTTGCTTGGGTACGTTTTTGGTGCGTACTTTCGAATTTGCTTGCAAAAAATAACTTCGGGATCTCCTGGATCGAGGTTATCGATGATACCACTCTGGATGTAGTGCAGCTTGTGACAGAGACGCTGCATCTTTTTGTTGGAAAGGTTAGTGGAAGTGAACAATCTGTCTTTTGGGCAGACCGCTTCCATATGGAGCATGAGGTCTTCTCCTATCCCTTGATTCTGGTATTGCGGGTGTACGATAAGATGCTGGATGAAGCTCTGTTTAAAAAAGCTCTGATTCATGATGACAAAACCAATAATGTCTGTGTCCAAATAGGCGACATAGCAATCGCCAGCGGCTACTGACTCGCAAAGCTCCTGCGCTCGGCTGGTATTTCCCAGTACCATTGCGTCCATTCGGCAGATAGCGGTTGTGTCTTGCATGGTGGCTTGACGGATCATGGTCATGATTGGCAGCTCCTTCCTTGAGTGGGGTTGGCGTAGAAGAGTTTTCTAGTCTGGGGAAGCGGGAGACTGATAAAATAAAGGTATACGAAGATGAAAATAAGACATAAGAATAAAAGAGCCTGCGCCGTTGCAGCGGGCAGGCTCCCGAGACAAGATGCTGTGGACCCCACGGCGCGCATGTTAACAAACCAGCAAACTCACCGTTGGGCAGTCAACTCAGGCGGTGGGTTTTCGCTTGTTACACCTTCTCTTCCACCAGCGGAAAAGCTTCCTGCTGCTAAACCAGAGGCTAAGCAGAGTGGCTAATACTTTCAGGCAAAAGTAAAGCGTGCCGAGCGTGACCATCAGCATCATCCCCTTTGCAGGAAGCTGCGCCGTGGCCATCCACCGCCATTCTTGTCTCAGGAAAAGTATACCATTTTTGTGTACGGTCTAAAATGCGCTTACTTAATATGCTGCAGTTGTCCTCCATAGTGCATATGCGGCAGCAGAAGAAAATAACCCAGAATTTTGCGGGTAGAAGGCTGGAGGGAGAGAGTATTTTCGGTTTGTGCGGGTTATGATAACCGAAGGCAATCGCCAAAGAAGCATTAAAAACAAAATGATAATTTACTGTTGACATTGGGTGCTCCACGAGATAGAATGGCTATTGTGTCTGACAGCGATGTGTTGTCTGGTTGAACTTTTTAAAAGAAATTAAAAAAGCACTTGCCAAAAGCGAGAACAGCTGATAACATAGTAATTCCGTGAGGGAAACAACACGGATCGCTTCGATCCTTTATCATACATGGATGGATGTCCGAGCGGCCGAAGGAGCACGATTGGAAATCGTGTAGGCGGGGTCGACCCGTCTCGTGGGTTCAAATCCCACTCCATCCGCCATAATACCTTTACATAGATGGCCCGTTGGTGAAGCGGTTTAACACAGCAGCCTTTCACGCTGTCATACAGGGGTTCGAATCCCCTACGGGTCACCACCATCATGGAGGCTTAGCTCAGCTGGGAGAGCATCTGCCTTACAAGCAGAGGGTCGGCGGTTCGATCCCGTCAGCCTCCACCATAAATATTGACCGAAAAGGTCCCTGTCGCGGGATGGAGCAGCTCGGTAGCTCGTCGGGCTCATAACCCGAAGGTCGCAGGTTCAAATCCTGCTCCCGCAACCAAATTTCTTCCTTGTACGGAGGATCGGAGTACCCGTAGGGTGCAACCCAATATGGAGCTGTGGTGAAGTTGGAGTTCACGCCGGTCTGTCACACCGGAGGTCGCGGGTTCGAGTCCCGTCAGCTCCGCCATTTTAACCCAAGTGGTTGAGATTGCGGTATAATTGTACGAGCCATTAGCTCAGTTGGTAGAGCATCTGACTTTTAATCAGAGGGTCGAAGGTTCGAGTCCTTCATGGCTCACCAGTATTTAAACTTCACATGCGGTCGTGGCGGAATTGGCAGACGCGCTAGATTCAGGTTCTAGTGGTGGCAACACCGTGGAGGTTCAAGTCCTCTCGACCGCACCAATTAATCTCAACAATTCAAAATTACATGCGGACGTAGCTCAATTGGTAGAGCGTCGCCTTGCCAAGGCGAAGGTCGAGGGTTCGAGACCCTTCGTCCGCTCCATATGTGCCCTTAGCTCAGCTGGATAGAGCGTTTGACTACGAATCAAAAGGTCGGGAGTTCGAATCTCTCAGGGCACGCCACTTTTCATTTAGAGTGAAAAGGATACAGTCGGGAAGTAGCTCAGCTTGGTAGAGTACTTGGCTTGGGACCAAGGGGTCGCAGGTTCGAATCCTGTCTTCCCGACCATGAAATTCATTTCAAACAAGTGTTGAAATGGAAAAAGTTGATGGTTGTAACAATAGAACGCAATGTGGTATATTAAGAATCCACTGTTTCAAACGAAATGGTGCCTGCATACGAGTGAGAATGAAGTTTAAATAACACTTGACTTCAGTCGCTCGGGTGTAGTAAGATGAAGATCCTGTTGTTTTTAACAGGAGTGAAAATGCTCTTTGAAAACTGAACAGCGAAAGCGTTAATGAGTCTATCATTAAAATGATTTGCCAGCTTTGAACCAGATACAAACTTTATTGGAGAGTTTGATCCTGGCTCAGGACGAACGCTGGCGGCGTGCCTAATACATGCAAGTCGAGCGAGGGTTTTCGGACCCTAGCGGCGGACGGGTGAGTAACACGTAGGCAACCTGCCTCTCAGACCGGGATAACATAAGGAAACTTATGCTAATACCGGATAGGTTTTTGGATCGCATGATCCGAAAAGAAAAGATGGCTTCGGCTATCACTGGGAGATGGGCCTGCGGCGCATTAGCTAGTTGGTGGGGTAACGGCCTACCAAGGCGACGATGCGTAGCCGACCTGAGAGGGTGACCGGCCACACTGGGACTGAGACACGGCCCAGACTCCTACGGGAGGCAGCAGTAGGGAATTTTCCACAATGGACGAAAGTCTGATGGAGCAACGCCGCGTGAACGATGAAGGTCTTCGGATTGTAAAGTTCTGTTGTCAGGGACGAACAAGTACCGTTCGAATAGGGCGGTACCTTGACGGTACCTGACGAGAAAGCCACGGCTAACTACGTGCCAGCAGCCGCGGTAATACGTAGGTGGCAAGCGTTGTCCGGATTTATTGGGCGTAAAGCGCGCGCAGGCGGCTATGTAAGTCTGGTGTTAAAGCCCGGGGCTCAACCCCGGTTCGCATCGGAAACTGTGTAGCTTGAGTGCAGAAGAGGAAAGCGGTATTCCACGTGTAGCGGTGAAATGCGTAGAGATGTGGAGGAACACCAGTGGCGAAGGCGGCTTTCTGGTCTGTAACTGACGCTGAGGCGCGAAAGCGTGGGGAGCAAACAGGATTAGATACCCTGGTAGTCCACGCCGTAAACGATGAGTGCTAGGTGTTGGGGGTTTCAATACCCTCAGTGCCGCAGCTAACGCAATAAGCACTCCGCCTGGGGAGTACGCTCGCAAGAGTGAAACTCAAAGGAATTGACGGGGGCCCGCACAAGCGGTGGAGCATGTGGTTTAATTCGAAGCAACGCGAAGAACCTTACCAGGTCTTGACATCCCGCTGACCGCTCTGGAGACAGAGCTTCCCTTCGGGGCAGCGGTGACAGGTGGTGCATGGTTGTCGTCAGCTCGTGTCGTGAGATGTTGGGTTAAGTCCCGCAACGAGCGCAACCCTTATTACTAGTTGCCAGCATTCAGTTGGGCACTCTAGTGAGACTGCCGTCGACAAGACGGAGGAAGGCGGGGATGACGTCAAATCATCATGCCCCTTATGACCTGGGCTACA of Brevibacillus choshinensis contains these proteins:
- the nadC gene encoding carboxylating nicotinate-nucleotide diphosphorylase; the encoded protein is MWNKRELQRKIEEWLHEDLGFGDITTMSTIPENEQGVGILYAKEAGIVAGLQIAEQVFATVDPELVFTAKVEEGARVEYGQQIAEVSGSVRSILSGERLALNLMQRLSAIATKTNEYVQAVAGTKARVVDTRKTTPGMRFLEKYAVRVGGGHNHRFALYDAVMIKDNHIKGAGGIAQAVAAARAAIPHTMTVEVEAETLAQVQEALEAKADIIMLDNMSNEQMVEAVRLIDGRAVVEASGGVNLETIGSIAKTGVDIISVGALTHSVKAFDISLDLNTRKR
- a CDS encoding GNAT family N-acetyltransferase, encoding MTMIRQATMQDTTAICRMDAMVLGNTSRAQELCESVAAGDCYVAYLDTDIIGFVIMNQSFFKQSFIQHLIVHPQYQNQGIGEDLMLHMEAVCPKDRLFTSTNLSNKKMQRLCHKLHYIQSGIIDNLDPGDPEVIFCKQIRKYAPKTYPSKVQTI
- a CDS encoding type III pantothenate kinase; its protein translation is MLLVIDIGNSNIVMGLYEGDDLRHHWRVATDRNKTEDEYGMLVTSLFQHGGLVLSQVSGVIISSVVPPLNFTIERMCEKYLLQKPLIVGPGIKTGLNIKYEYPREVGSDRIVNAVAAIHHYGTPLIVVDFGTATTFCYVDERGQYWGGAIAPGIGISTEALVSRAAKLPRIEIAKPANVVGRNTIAAMQSGIYYGFVGQVEGIVRRIVAEYGTEPRVVATGGLASLVANETECIHVVDPYLTMKGLRLIYERNQ